In Chryseobacterium gotjawalense, the following are encoded in one genomic region:
- a CDS encoding trigger factor, whose product MNVTATNHDEVSALLTVTLDKSDYKDKVEKQLINYAKNAQVPGFRKGKVPLSMVRKQYEAGIAFEEINKQVSDALNNYISDNKLKLVGQPVPQPVEELNHNAEQLSVGFEVGYEPDFTIDLAKYEAPHFKVEASEKEIGQSIENMQKRFAEQVPQEEIADDSTVALEISQVIEEGAEGEHHHAPKNITIDATKKAAFELVKALKKDESVKVSKADLEKNEELAKELSFGKEEVEHLHHDQIEVKVKDFFGLNLAELNQDLFDKVYGEDTIKSEEELKDKVKAELDEYFQQNADVHFVNKILAQINEKEEVKLPETFLVKWLMFSNAQITSEDQAKEILEAEKNQLKYQILEGKLMTDNEITLDYADILGQAEQLVRNQLAMYGIHNLPDEEVQKYAADMLKDQEQVRQISSEVGMAKLKDVILEKATKKETKISHDEFLEELKK is encoded by the coding sequence ATGAACGTTACAGCGACCAACCACGATGAAGTAAGTGCGTTACTTACAGTTACATTAGATAAGTCAGATTATAAAGATAAAGTTGAAAAACAATTGATCAACTACGCCAAAAACGCACAAGTTCCTGGATTTAGAAAAGGGAAAGTGCCATTGAGCATGGTGAGAAAACAATATGAGGCAGGAATTGCTTTTGAAGAAATCAACAAACAGGTTTCAGACGCTTTGAACAATTACATTTCTGATAACAAATTGAAATTAGTTGGTCAGCCGGTTCCTCAGCCAGTTGAGGAATTAAATCACAATGCAGAGCAGCTTTCAGTTGGTTTTGAAGTGGGTTACGAACCAGATTTCACTATTGATTTGGCAAAATACGAAGCTCCTCATTTTAAAGTAGAAGCTTCTGAGAAAGAAATCGGTCAGAGCATCGAAAACATGCAGAAACGTTTCGCTGAGCAAGTTCCTCAGGAGGAAATCGCTGACGATTCTACCGTTGCTTTGGAAATCAGCCAGGTGATTGAAGAAGGTGCAGAAGGTGAACACCACCATGCACCAAAAAACATCACCATTGATGCTACGAAAAAAGCAGCTTTTGAATTGGTAAAAGCTTTGAAAAAAGATGAATCAGTAAAAGTTTCTAAAGCAGATTTAGAGAAAAACGAAGAATTAGCGAAAGAACTAAGCTTCGGCAAAGAAGAAGTTGAGCATTTACACCACGATCAAATCGAGGTTAAGGTGAAAGATTTCTTCGGATTGAACTTAGCGGAATTAAATCAGGATTTATTCGACAAAGTTTACGGCGAAGATACAATCAAGTCTGAAGAAGAATTGAAAGACAAAGTAAAAGCTGAATTGGATGAATATTTCCAACAAAACGCAGATGTTCATTTCGTAAATAAAATTTTAGCTCAAATCAACGAAAAAGAAGAAGTAAAACTTCCGGAAACTTTCTTGGTTAAATGGTTAATGTTCAGCAATGCGCAAATAACTTCTGAAGACCAGGCGAAAGAAATCTTAGAAGCAGAAAAAAATCAGTTGAAATATCAGATCCTGGAAGGGAAATTGATGACTGACAACGAGATTACTTTGGATTACGCAGATATTTTAGGACAAGCGGAGCAATTGGTTCGTAATCAGTTAGCGATGTACGGAATTCACAATTTACCGGATGAAGAAGTACAGAAATATGCTGCTGATATGTTGAAAGATCAAGAGCAGGTCCGTCAGATTTCTTCTGAAGTTGGAATGGCGAAACTGAAAGACGTAATCTTAGAAAAAGCGACTAAAAAAGAAACCAAAATTTCTCATGATGAGTTTTTGGAAGAATTGAAAAAGTAA
- a CDS encoding CDP-alcohol phosphatidyltransferase family protein, with translation MNFIKNNLANAVTLANLFSGSVGVIHLINGDYQTTAICIILSLILDFFDGFIARAMKSNSELGLQLDSLADMVSFGLLPGIVIFKALEPFGNLLFGMELPFEIKYIGLFVTLFSCLRLAIFNLDDEQTYYFKGLNTPSNTILIFGLYYAYLENESFKAIFENPAYLIVITIILSWLLVSPIKMISLKFKSMKLEDNYPKVALLIGVILLLILFKTVGIPLAMLYYILISVIFQKQLKG, from the coding sequence ATGAATTTTATCAAGAACAATCTGGCGAATGCTGTTACGCTCGCTAATTTATTTTCCGGCAGTGTTGGTGTAATCCACTTAATTAATGGTGATTATCAAACCACTGCGATCTGCATTATCCTTTCCTTAATATTAGATTTCTTCGACGGATTTATCGCCAGAGCGATGAAATCGAATTCTGAACTTGGCCTTCAGTTAGATTCACTGGCCGACATGGTGAGTTTCGGATTATTGCCGGGAATCGTAATATTTAAAGCCCTTGAACCGTTTGGCAACCTACTATTCGGAATGGAACTTCCGTTTGAAATTAAATACATCGGCCTTTTTGTAACTTTATTTTCCTGTTTAAGACTGGCGATTTTCAATCTGGATGATGAGCAAACTTATTATTTCAAAGGTTTGAATACGCCATCGAACACCATTTTAATTTTCGGTTTGTACTACGCTTATTTAGAAAATGAAAGTTTTAAAGCGATTTTTGAAAATCCTGCGTATTTAATTGTAATCACCATTATTCTGTCCTGGCTTTTGGTCAGCCCGATAAAAATGATCTCGCTGAAATTCAAATCAATGAAGCTGGAAGACAATTATCCGAAGGTTGCGCTGTTAATTGGTGTAATCTTACTATTAATCCTCTTTAAAACGGTCGGAATCCCATTGGCAATGCTGTATTATATATTAATATCGGTAATTTTTCAAAAACAGTTGAAAGGATAA
- a CDS encoding MgtC/SapB family protein, with product MSEHFELLDIYKAVISLVAGLILGLEREMKDKSAGLKTITIICLGSTLFSILSYKIAGSGDPTRIASYIVSGIGFLGAGVIFKEGFSVYGLTTAGIIWIAAAIGMSIGFGEIFIAFTFLITALIVIYVAKIFTRSFVSYHHNKILKFKIPVQSISQKKPIILEIKKLSKVAYEIALEKHGDSLFITMDLHINNQQIEELETYLISNKNVESFSY from the coding sequence ATGTCAGAACATTTTGAACTTTTAGATATTTACAAGGCGGTCATTTCATTAGTTGCCGGATTAATCCTGGGGTTAGAACGCGAAATGAAAGACAAATCTGCAGGCTTAAAAACGATTACCATCATTTGTCTGGGTTCAACACTCTTCTCTATTCTTTCTTATAAAATAGCAGGAAGCGGCGACCCGACAAGGATTGCCAGCTATATTGTGAGCGGGATTGGCTTTCTTGGAGCGGGAGTTATTTTTAAAGAAGGATTTAGTGTGTATGGTTTAACGACTGCAGGAATTATTTGGATTGCAGCGGCCATCGGAATGTCGATAGGTTTTGGTGAAATATTCATAGCCTTCACTTTTCTGATAACTGCCTTAATCGTGATCTATGTTGCAAAAATCTTCACCAGAAGTTTTGTTTCTTACCATCACAATAAGATTTTGAAATTTAAAATTCCGGTGCAGTCCATCAGTCAGAAAAAACCGATCATCCTGGAAATCAAAAAATTATCAAAAGTCGCTTACGAAATTGCTTTGGAAAAACATGGCGATTCTCTTTTCATTACCATGGATCTTCATATCAACAACCAACAAATTGAAGAACTGGAAACTTACCTTATCAGCAACAAGAATGTAGAATCATTCAGTTATTAA
- a CDS encoding 3'-5' exonuclease, with the protein MNLKLHKPLCVFDLETTGTQVAKDRIVEICILKVNPDASRESKTWLVNPEMAIPAESSAIHGITDERVQDAPTFKEIASKIMEMIAGSDLGGFNSNRFDVPLLAEELLRAGLDFDLSKFKLIDAQTIFHKMEPRNLTAAYQFYCKKELINAHSAEADVLATFEVIDAQVGHYDDLPNDIAGLSEISSHHKFADLAGFIAFDKEEKEVFTFGKYKGQRVKEVFQKDLGYYGWIQNADFPLYTKKVLTGIQLRSKF; encoded by the coding sequence ATGAATTTAAAACTCCATAAACCGCTTTGTGTATTTGATTTAGAAACTACGGGAACTCAGGTTGCAAAAGACAGGATTGTAGAAATCTGTATTTTAAAAGTCAATCCTGATGCTTCCAGAGAAAGCAAAACCTGGTTGGTAAATCCAGAAATGGCGATTCCGGCAGAATCTTCTGCAATCCACGGAATTACAGATGAAAGAGTGCAAGATGCTCCAACCTTCAAAGAAATTGCCTCCAAAATAATGGAGATGATTGCGGGCTCAGATTTGGGCGGATTTAATTCTAACCGATTTGATGTTCCGCTTCTTGCTGAAGAATTACTGCGTGCCGGTTTAGATTTCGATTTGAGTAAATTCAAGCTGATCGACGCACAAACTATTTTTCATAAAATGGAACCGAGAAACCTGACGGCTGCTTATCAGTTTTACTGCAAAAAAGAACTGATCAACGCGCATTCCGCGGAAGCAGATGTTTTGGCAACTTTCGAAGTGATAGACGCGCAGGTCGGCCATTACGACGATTTACCAAATGATATTGCTGGATTAAGTGAGATTTCTTCTCATCATAAATTTGCTGATTTGGCAGGTTTTATCGCTTTTGACAAAGAGGAAAAAGAAGTTTTCACTTTCGGAAAATACAAAGGCCAAAGAGTGAAAGAAGTTTTTCAGAAAGATCTGGGCTATTACGGCTGGATTCAAAATGCTGATTTCCCTTTATATACCAAGAAAGTTCTGACGGGTATTCAGTTGAGATCAAAATTTTGA
- a CDS encoding fumarylacetoacetate hydrolase family protein — protein MKIICIGRNYADHAKELGNEIPESPVIFMKPDTAVLKKGSDFYIPEFSNDIHYELEVVLKISKGGKYVQEENAGKHYDEIALGIDFTARDLQSQLKAKGLPWELAKGFDGSAVLSDFYKKEDFDLNNLNFSLNKNKEKVQDGNTSMMIFSPEKIIAFVSQYFTLRVGDLIFTGTPKGVGKVSENDILEAFLEDRKVFDLRIQ, from the coding sequence ATGAAAATCATTTGCATCGGCAGAAATTACGCAGACCACGCCAAGGAACTCGGAAATGAAATACCGGAAAGTCCTGTTATCTTTATGAAACCCGATACGGCGGTTTTAAAAAAAGGCAGCGACTTTTATATTCCTGAATTCTCGAATGACATTCATTACGAACTGGAAGTCGTACTGAAAATATCAAAAGGCGGAAAATACGTTCAGGAAGAAAATGCCGGTAAACATTACGATGAAATCGCTTTGGGAATCGATTTTACGGCGAGAGATTTACAAAGTCAGCTCAAAGCAAAAGGACTTCCGTGGGAACTGGCAAAAGGTTTCGATGGAAGTGCTGTTCTTTCTGACTTTTATAAAAAAGAAGATTTTGACCTCAATAACTTAAACTTTTCTTTAAATAAAAATAAAGAAAAAGTTCAGGACGGAAATACTTCGATGATGATCTTCTCACCGGAAAAAATAATCGCATTTGTTTCCCAGTACTTTACGTTAAGAGTCGGCGATTTAATTTTCACGGGAACGCCAAAAGGAGTGGGCAAAGTTTCGGAAAACGATATACTGGAAGCGTTTCTGGAAGACCGGAAAGTTTTTGATTTGCGAATCCAGTAA
- a CDS encoding DUF3109 family protein, giving the protein MIQIDDKLISEDIFSEEFVCNLSKCKGACCVEGDVGAPLDKSETLILERIFDQVKPYLRPEGVEAIERQGTWVLDPSDNDYVTPMVEGKECAYVIFDDKGITKCGIEKAYEDGAVDWQKPISCHLYPIRVDEYRTFTALNYHKWEICSDACALGKELKVPIYKFVKTPLIRKYGEEFYKTLCDAADEWKIEYGS; this is encoded by the coding sequence ATGATTCAAATTGACGATAAATTAATTTCCGAAGATATCTTTTCTGAAGAATTTGTATGCAACCTCAGCAAATGCAAAGGCGCCTGTTGCGTAGAAGGCGACGTAGGAGCTCCTTTGGATAAAAGCGAGACCTTGATACTCGAAAGGATTTTCGATCAGGTAAAACCCTATCTCAGACCGGAAGGTGTAGAAGCCATCGAAAGGCAGGGAACCTGGGTTCTCGACCCGAGCGATAATGATTATGTAACGCCGATGGTTGAAGGAAAAGAATGTGCTTACGTGATTTTTGACGATAAAGGAATCACGAAATGTGGGATTGAAAAAGCCTATGAAGACGGCGCTGTCGACTGGCAAAAACCGATTTCCTGTCACCTATATCCTATTCGTGTGGATGAATACAGAACTTTCACAGCACTGAATTACCACAAATGGGAAATCTGCAGCGATGCCTGCGCCTTAGGAAAAGAATTAAAAGTTCCCATTTATAAATTTGTAAAAACGCCGCTCATCAGAAAATATGGTGAAGAATTTTATAAAACCTTATGCGACGCTGCGGATGAATGGAAAATTGAATATGGTTCGTAG
- a CDS encoding LTA synthase family protein translates to MKEIRFQEIFALLYRIVLAFFFYQIARLLFWFFNKNLIPVDSISEYLNLAYHGIAFDTTAILYVNSLFILLSLIPVIINTQKAYHKFLFYLYFITNGISYGMNFGDFVYFKFSQARLTTAAMNVAQHESNIGKVFLLSVAEHPFVIVWFVILMALWIFLYKKVKVSPRKPLKLVPYFIFSVLTLCLTVLLVVGGIRGDFKHSTRPINLVDANRHVTKPVQANIVLNSVFSFFRTMNTNNFQEVHFVTEKFIDENIAADKLYPREGVDPKPNVVIFILESFGKEYSGAFNKNTKIKDFVSYTPFFDSLATQSLIATNAFANGRQSIHGMSSVLAGIPSLKDAFTSSPYSNQKIQSIVSVSNDMGYDTSFFHGAPNGSMGFLGFGNILGFKHYYGKTEYNNDADFDGMWGIWDEPFFQYFAKTLDKKKSPFMATLFSVSSHHPFKVPEKYQGKFKKGPLEIHEPIGYTDFALKQFFKTAEKMPWFNNTIFVFVADHTNQVAYPEYEKSMNRFSIPILFYSPNPKYHLKGEITEPAQQIDIYPTLADLMGYNKKIRSWGRSLVSNKSEDYIVVNSDSINEQFMIGNYIYLFNGKEVTGIYNISDKGLEQNLINKVKNPEMEKGILLSKAWYQDYMNRVITRKLN, encoded by the coding sequence ATGAAAGAAATTAGATTTCAAGAAATTTTCGCCTTACTCTACCGAATCGTGCTCGCCTTTTTTTTCTATCAGATTGCACGGCTGCTCTTTTGGTTTTTTAATAAAAATTTGATTCCCGTTGACAGTATTTCAGAATATCTGAATTTGGCTTATCACGGAATTGCCTTTGATACAACGGCGATTCTGTATGTGAATTCGCTGTTCATTCTTTTGAGTCTTATTCCCGTTATCATCAATACCCAAAAAGCGTATCACAAATTTTTGTTTTATCTTTATTTCATTACCAATGGGATTTCCTACGGCATGAATTTCGGTGATTTCGTCTATTTTAAATTTTCTCAGGCACGGTTGACAACCGCCGCCATGAATGTTGCGCAGCATGAAAGCAATATTGGTAAAGTTTTTTTATTGTCGGTTGCGGAACATCCATTCGTGATTGTGTGGTTTGTGATTTTAATGGCTCTCTGGATTTTCCTTTATAAAAAGGTGAAAGTTTCGCCTAGAAAACCATTAAAATTAGTTCCTTATTTTATTTTTTCTGTACTCACGCTATGTTTAACTGTTCTGCTTGTTGTAGGTGGGATTCGAGGCGATTTCAAGCATTCAACACGCCCGATTAATTTGGTGGATGCCAACCGGCACGTTACCAAACCGGTTCAGGCAAATATCGTTCTGAACAGTGTTTTTTCCTTTTTCAGAACGATGAATACCAACAATTTTCAGGAAGTTCATTTTGTTACTGAAAAGTTTATTGATGAAAATATAGCTGCTGATAAGTTATACCCGCGGGAAGGAGTTGACCCAAAACCCAACGTGGTTATTTTCATCCTCGAAAGTTTTGGAAAAGAATATTCCGGGGCTTTTAATAAAAATACAAAAATCAAGGATTTTGTTTCCTATACTCCGTTTTTCGATAGTTTAGCTACCCAAAGTTTAATTGCGACCAACGCTTTTGCCAATGGGAGACAGTCCATCCATGGAATGAGTTCTGTGCTGGCAGGAATCCCGAGTTTGAAAGATGCGTTTACCAGTTCACCTTATTCAAATCAGAAAATTCAGTCGATTGTTTCGGTTTCAAATGATATGGGCTATGATACTTCGTTCTTTCATGGCGCGCCAAACGGGTCGATGGGCTTTCTGGGTTTCGGCAATATTTTGGGTTTCAAACATTATTACGGAAAAACAGAGTATAATAATGATGCAGATTTCGACGGAATGTGGGGGATTTGGGACGAGCCGTTTTTTCAGTATTTCGCGAAAACTTTAGATAAGAAGAAAAGTCCTTTTATGGCAACTTTGTTTTCGGTTTCATCGCATCATCCTTTTAAGGTTCCGGAAAAGTATCAGGGTAAATTTAAAAAAGGTCCGCTGGAAATTCATGAACCGATTGGCTACACTGATTTTGCGTTAAAGCAGTTCTTCAAAACCGCAGAGAAAATGCCTTGGTTCAACAATACGATATTTGTTTTTGTAGCCGATCACACCAATCAGGTTGCCTATCCGGAATATGAAAAATCAATGAACCGGTTTTCAATTCCCATTCTGTTTTATTCTCCTAATCCAAAATATCACTTGAAAGGAGAAATTACAGAACCTGCTCAGCAAATTGATATTTATCCAACTTTAGCTGATTTAATGGGTTACAACAAAAAAATAAGAAGTTGGGGAAGAAGTTTGGTGTCAAATAAAAGCGAAGATTACATTGTGGTCAATTCGGATTCTATTAATGAGCAGTTCATGATTGGGAATTATATTTATTTATTTAACGGGAAAGAAGTGACCGGGATTTACAATATCTCCGATAAAGGTTTGGAGCAAAACCTTATTAACAAAGTGAAAAACCCGGAAATGGAAAAAGGCATTCTTTTGAGTAAAGCTTGGTATCAGGATTATATGAATCGGGTAATCACCAGGAAATTGAATTAA
- a CDS encoding pyruvate dehydrogenase complex E1 component subunit beta, whose protein sequence is MKEYTFREVIAQAMSEEMRKDESIFLMGEEVAEYNGAYKASKGMLDEFGAKRVIDTPIAELGFTGIAIGAAMNGNRPIVEYMTFNFSLVGIDQIINNAAKIRQMSGGQWNCPIVFRGPTGSAGQLGATHSQALESWFANTPGLKVVVPSNPYDAKGLLKTAIQDNDPVIFMESEQMYGDKMEIPEEEYYIPIGKADIKKEGKDVTLVSFGKIMKMAIQAAEDLEKEGISVEVIDLRTVRPLDYDTILESVKKTNRLVILEEAWPLGSIATEITYMVQQKAFDYLDAPIKRITTPDAPAPYSAPLFAEWFPKLEKVKEEIKNALYIKA, encoded by the coding sequence ATGAAGGAATATACTTTTAGAGAAGTGATTGCACAGGCAATGAGTGAAGAGATGCGAAAAGATGAATCCATTTTCCTGATGGGTGAAGAAGTCGCAGAATACAACGGTGCTTACAAAGCTTCTAAAGGAATGCTCGATGAATTCGGCGCGAAAAGAGTAATTGATACTCCAATTGCAGAACTCGGATTTACCGGGATTGCCATCGGAGCAGCCATGAACGGAAACAGACCCATTGTGGAATATATGACTTTCAACTTCTCATTAGTAGGAATTGATCAGATTATAAATAATGCGGCGAAAATCCGTCAGATGAGTGGAGGACAGTGGAATTGCCCAATCGTTTTCCGTGGACCAACTGGTTCTGCAGGTCAATTGGGAGCGACACATTCTCAGGCTTTGGAATCTTGGTTTGCAAATACTCCAGGTTTAAAAGTAGTTGTACCTTCCAATCCTTACGATGCAAAAGGTTTATTGAAAACTGCAATTCAGGATAATGATCCGGTAATTTTCATGGAGTCTGAACAGATGTATGGCGACAAAATGGAAATCCCAGAAGAAGAATATTACATCCCAATCGGAAAAGCAGATATCAAAAAAGAAGGTAAAGATGTAACTTTGGTTTCTTTCGGTAAAATTATGAAAATGGCGATTCAGGCCGCTGAAGATTTAGAAAAAGAAGGAATTTCTGTAGAAGTAATTGATTTAAGAACAGTTCGTCCTTTAGATTATGATACTATTTTAGAGTCGGTAAAGAAAACCAACAGATTGGTTATTTTAGAAGAAGCTTGGCCTCTAGGTTCCATTGCAACGGAGATTACTTATATGGTTCAACAAAAAGCATTTGATTATTTAGATGCGCCGATTAAGAGAATTACAACACCGGATGCACCTGCACCGTACTCAGCACCACTTTTCGCTGAATGGTTCCCGAAATTGGAAAAAGTAAAAGAAGAAATTAAAAACGCTTTATATATTAAGGCGTAA
- a CDS encoding universal stress protein, producing the protein MINIILPVDFSEATDKLVEGAVKFAKETSGKIYLIHVAPSDIGFAIGDMGFQYFPEVEQNEIKQELLQLNTIEQRIIAQGIDCEHLLKQGVAGDIILEYAKDKTAGYIVMGSHGRSNMYDVFVGSLTKELTRRSPIPVLVIPIH; encoded by the coding sequence ATGATAAACATTATTCTACCAGTCGATTTTTCAGAAGCGACCGATAAATTAGTCGAAGGAGCTGTGAAATTCGCAAAAGAAACCAGCGGGAAAATATACCTTATTCACGTGGCACCGTCGGATATCGGTTTTGCGATTGGTGATATGGGATTTCAATATTTCCCCGAAGTGGAGCAAAATGAAATTAAGCAGGAACTGCTCCAGCTAAATACCATTGAACAACGCATCATCGCACAGGGTATTGATTGTGAGCACTTGCTAAAACAAGGTGTTGCAGGCGATATTATTCTGGAATACGCAAAAGATAAAACGGCAGGATATATCGTAATGGGTTCCCACGGAAGAAGCAATATGTACGACGTTTTTGTAGGCAGTTTAACCAAAGAATTAACCAGACGTTCACCGATTCCGGTACTGGTGATTCCGATTCACTAA
- a CDS encoding DUF2147 domain-containing protein, which translates to MKKILFSFVALLFATLSYAQIEGKWKTIDDETGQAKSIVEIFKKSDGKYYGKVTQLLIKPEHTNCINCKDDRKNQPILGMEVIRGMKKEGNEFTGGTITDPKTGKTYKCNITRDGEKLNVRGYVGFSLIGRTQTWHAVK; encoded by the coding sequence ATGAAAAAAATACTTTTCAGTTTTGTTGCTTTATTATTCGCAACACTATCTTACGCCCAAATCGAAGGAAAATGGAAGACCATCGACGATGAAACGGGACAGGCGAAATCCATCGTAGAGATTTTCAAAAAATCAGATGGTAAATATTACGGGAAAGTGACGCAACTGCTCATCAAACCGGAACATACAAACTGTATCAACTGTAAAGATGACAGAAAAAACCAACCCATCCTGGGAATGGAAGTGATTAGAGGCATGAAAAAGGAAGGCAATGAATTCACCGGAGGAACAATTACAGATCCTAAAACAGGAAAAACCTACAAATGTAACATCACCCGTGATGGTGAAAAACTGAATGTAAGAGGTTATGTAGGATTCTCATTAATCGGAAGAACGCAAACCTGGCATGCAGTAAAATAG
- a CDS encoding DUF6427 family protein has protein sequence MFRLLSKESNIFSVPVYIGILLLIVISFNILDFNTLEIISAVITFGGVALGYFCFNAVALNYQTHLPLFLYTVFIFALYPGDLDIGIAVSLFTNSIILLLLTNDNISIRNFSYILVGSILALNFIFLPTTWPMSIFVIFHIIATSDRIGLHIFRLFFGMLLVALSYFGIAYFLGMNSWNQVYFPFTGFKIQPHFDHLLWLSPVAILLIHAVMDHFRNFNKKSPNSRFKYTFLLVFSLAQLITLFLYMGKTFEYLLLLALPSSIILSRMLRFTKKYWIQEVSLWVIIISLLIFKLSTYFNFF, from the coding sequence ATGTTTCGATTACTTTCAAAAGAAAGCAATATTTTTTCAGTCCCCGTTTATATTGGGATTCTTCTTTTAATAGTAATTAGCTTCAATATATTGGACTTCAATACTTTAGAAATTATTTCAGCAGTAATAACTTTTGGAGGAGTTGCTTTAGGATATTTTTGTTTTAATGCGGTTGCGCTGAATTATCAAACCCATCTGCCCCTTTTTTTATATACCGTCTTTATTTTTGCCTTATATCCGGGTGATTTAGATATCGGAATTGCTGTTTCGCTGTTCACCAATTCGATTATTCTTTTGCTGTTAACGAATGATAATATTTCTATCCGTAATTTCTCTTACATTTTGGTGGGATCGATTCTGGCGCTCAATTTTATCTTTCTTCCTACCACTTGGCCAATGTCGATTTTCGTGATCTTTCACATCATTGCCACTTCCGACCGCATTGGACTGCACATTTTCCGTTTGTTTTTTGGGATGTTGCTGGTGGCACTTTCTTATTTTGGGATTGCCTATTTTCTGGGCATGAATTCCTGGAATCAGGTATACTTCCCATTTACCGGATTTAAAATACAACCCCATTTTGATCATCTTTTGTGGTTAAGTCCGGTGGCCATTTTACTGATTCACGCGGTAATGGATCATTTCAGGAACTTCAATAAAAAAAGTCCGAACAGCAGATTCAAATATACTTTTTTACTGGTATTTTCTTTAGCCCAACTGATTACCCTTTTCCTTTATATGGGAAAAACATTTGAATATTTACTTTTACTGGCTTTGCCGTCTTCCATTATTTTAAGCAGGATGCTTCGTTTTACTAAAAAATACTGGATTCAGGAAGTCAGTTTATGGGTTATTATCATTTCACTGCTTATTTTTAAACTCTCTACTTATTTTAATTTCTTTTAA